GCCTGGATTTGAATTAGAGGGGATTCAAGCTGAGCTGAAGAAGAGGCTTCCTGGATGGAATGGCTGGGGAGACCTGTGTGTCAGCTAACTGGGGCATCTGGGTGTGAGCTAGTCTTAGGTGTAAGGATATCTGGATCTTAACTGAAGGACTGGGGACACCTGGGATACACCTACAGCCAGATTTGTGTTAGTGGAGAAGGAGGTATGACAAATAGACCAGGTGCCTGGCATCTCCAATCTTAAGCTGGTTCTGATTTCTTCTCCAACTTCTCAGTCTATCCCACCTGCACCAGAACTGCTTGGACAGTGGTGTTGGCTGTCTCTTCTATCATCACCTTCACTCTCCAAGTGACGCAGAGACACACCTCTAAAATGctcctttctttctgatttgagACTAGGATGAAACTAGGAATTTAAACTGTGCCCCAGATGTCCCACAGACTGGGCCAATCTACCACAGGCCTACTTCAGTTAGGTTTTGCTCCAACTCCTGGTTTGATAAACTCTACCATCTCTAGGATTTGGAGATGTCCTCCACTTCTTCTTCAGAAAACTCCTTTCCTGCTTTGTGCCAGGAGGGAACAGGGCTTGACACAGCTTAATCCAGATAGAAGGTCAGGATTGATCTGGcttgggagggaagaggagggttgGCTGTAGCCAGACCGGAGAGAGGCAGAGGGATTGAGGACACGTAAGACAGTATTTGTGACAAACAGGACTAGAGACTGTGGACAATTCTTTCTAAGACCAAGACTGGGTGGACGAGGTCTGAGTTGAAGGACCAAGAAACCCGAGCCTCAACTGGAGATCAGGGGTGCCTGGGTAAATGATATCTGGAGGGATAAGGGTAAACGttcactttctcctttcttcccactCCAGCCCCAGGATGCTGACCGTTGCTTTTCTTGCCCTTCTTTGTGCATCAGCCTCTGCCAGTGAGAGTAAGTGAGAAACCAGGAGCCCAGCACTAGAGTCAGGGGAAGCAGCTTCCTGTACTGCTGGTGGCCAAGGCTGTCAGTGGCTGACTTGGGGTGGTGGGAACTGAGTTGCGGGAGGAATAAGGGTGGTGGGAAAAACTGAGCTCTCAGGGGATTTCTCCCCCCaactcctcctttccctccagtTCAGGCCAGGTCCTCCTCTTTCAGTGGAGAGTATGGAGGCCGTGGAGGAAAGCGATTCTCCCATTCTGGAAACCAGCTGGATGGCCCCATCACTGCCATTCGTGTCCGAGTTAACAGATACTACATCGTAGGGTAAGATTCTTTGCGTTGCTGTGGTTTGGGGACCTTCTAGGATCTTACTAAATTGTGAATTTCTCAGTCACTTTGGGTCACATCTGTTTCAATCAAGTCACAGGGGTAACATGATTTGGAAAAATTATTAGAGGACTTGGATTTGAGACCTGTGCTGTCGAAACCCCTAACACTCCCACACTTGTGATCTTAGGTCAATCATATACCATCAACTCAGAGGGACCTGGAAGTTGTCTAGTTTTTCCCCCACCTAAGGTTTAAATCCCCTCTGGCATCCTCCATCTTTGCTTGATGGCTCTCCCAAAACTTTATCCTTCTGATCCTGGATTTGTATCCTAGCACAGCATGGACAAGTCTCTTCCCTCATCGGAGCCTTTCAGATGTTTGAAAAATCCCTTTTCTTGTTTCaagaagggggtgggggcctGGTGGGAGTGTAGACTTCAAATTCAAGCTCTGATATTCACTGTCTGGGTGATTCTGGGCAAGTTGTTTTCCCTCTGTGAGCCTGTTTGTCAGCAAAATGAGGAGTTGAAGTTCCATGTATGATCTCCGAGGGCTTAGCCAACCCTCACATTCTGTGGGACTGGCAGGGGCTTTGTCATCCCTGTCACCAGTCTGAAGGTCTCAGCCTGTGGGCCAAGAGGTCCTGAATTCTGATCACCTTACTCAgtgtctcccttccttccctcctcacccctgcccctAGTCTCCAGGTGTGCTACGGCAAGGTGTGGAGCGATTATGTGGGTGGCAAGCTGGGAGACCTGAAGGAGATCTTTCTGTACCCTGGGGAATCAGTGGTCCAGGTGTCGGGAAAGTACTAGAACTACCTGAGAAAGCTGGTCTTTGTGACTGACAAGTCCCgcttcttgacttttgggaaagACAGAGGCATGAGTTTCAAAGCTGTCCCCTTGTACCCCAACACTGTGCTACGATTCATCAGTGGCCCATCTGGCCGATCCATTATCAATGCCACTGGCTTCCACTGGGATGTCTACCCCAGTGAACATGAGAACTGCTGAGTTGTCCTGCAACACTGCAGTGGGGGTATGGGAACCCCTCACCACTAACCACCATCCACCtgtctcaataaaaataataataaaagggcaTGGCTGAAGCTAGTGTGTGTATGGGTGCCTGCAGCTGGGATCCACCTCTTGACTCTGGGTATGGATGTGTGAGTCTCATTTCTGGCTATTTGTCAGACATCAATCTGGGGAAGAGTGCAAGGATGAGGGAGAGAGGTGTAAGAATCCTGGGCTTTTCTTCATAATTTATTAAGAGGAGATAAGATTCTGGCCTGCACCAATTCTTTTCTTCAAGTGTTTACCCAAACTGGAGTTCTAAGGCTGAAGGTAAGACCTAGTTGTGGCTTATTGAGAAAACCCCAGATGTTCCACTCTCCAGCCCTCTTCTCCCCTTTGTCTTCCCCTTGAGATAGTGCCTCTCCACCAAAAGGCTGTCACCTCACTCTCCTGACCTTAACCCACTCACTGTACGTGGGTGGCCTGAGCCATCATCCTTTGTTATTTCCCAGAACCCACCTGACTCCCAAAATTTAGCCTAAGTTCCTGCCAAGGGCTTTGCCTATTACCCCAGCCTAGTTCCTCCCCACCTTTACTCATAAGCCCTGGTGTCCTTGCTCAGCTCTCTCAAACCGCAGTTCTTTCCTCAGGAAGCCACCACCTCCCCAACAGCTTCTACTCTGCCAATATCACCCTCAAAACAAGGGCATCCCAAGGTAGGGGGCGTGGGGGGTAGAGATTTCCATCATGGGTTTCCATGAAGAGAAGGGGCTGGTTAGAGTTCAGGGGAAGCATTAGGGTGACTGGATAGATTCAGCAAGGATACAAAGTTGCTTTGGAAATAATTCTTAGGACTCTAGCTCCCCGGTCctaaatttttgacagttttttgtttgtttgttttcttttttgtgtgtgtggtggtgattgggggtgggggaacttACTCATTGCTCCCAGTAAGTTTATACACGTCCCAGAGAATCCCAGTCACATTTCTTCACAATTAGACGAAGATAACAGTTATGCACatgtaattttataaagaaatattaacattACACGAACTTATGCCTAGCCTGTCTTtataaaaattcctttatttctctcaatTCCATGGAATGGAATACTATGCcactgtaattatatttttattgagatataaatcacATAAtacaaaattcacccttttagaGTGTGCCATTCAgaggtttttagtatattcacaaattgtgcaaacatcaccactcTCTAATCCCAGAATACTTTTACCACCTCAAAGGAAACCCCATCCCCATTAAGTAGTCACTCTccattctcctctcccccaggccctggtaaccctaatctactttctgtctctatggatttgcctattccagaCATTTCATACAGATCAAATTATACAACAATGTGGCCTTTTATGTCTAGCTTCTTccatttaacataatattttcaagttttatccatgttatagcatgtatcagtacttcaatcctttttatggctgaatctGACAGACTTTTGACAGATCAGATATCTGGTCAACTGTAGGAAAGCCTCTGTTTTCACACTATGCCCACTTAAGGCACAGGCACCTCAGAGGCAGCATGGCACAAGGGGACTAAGGGAAGGGATTGCTGGCTCTTATCTAGTCCACACATTAGGTTTTGGCAGGAAATtatgattaaagaaaatatcCCCTTACTTAAAAACTTAAgctttagggcttctctggtggcgcagtggttgggaatctgcccgccaatgcaggggacacgggttcgagccctggtctgggaagatcccacatgccacggagcaactaagcccgtgagccacaactactgagcctgcgcgtctggagcctgtgctccgcaacgggagaggccgcgacagcgagaggcccgcgcaccgcgatgaagagtggcccccactcgccgcaactggagaaagccctcgcacagaaactaagacccaacacagccaaaaataaataaattaattaattaaaaaaaaaaaaaacttaagcttTAAAATTGctgaattgggcttccctggtggcgcagtggttgagagtctgcctgccgatgcaggggacacaggttcgtgccctggcccgggaggatcccgcatgccgcggagcggctgggcccataggccatggacgctgggcctgcgcgtccagagcctgtgctccgcaacgggagaggccacagcggtgaggggcccgcgtaccgcaaaaaaaaaaaaaaaaaaaaaaattgctgaattAAGCTAATCACACATTTACCAAATATCCCCTGCTAGGATCTGGTTCTTTCTCTCTAGTCAAACTGTTTTATTGGTGCCATAACAAAGGTGTTTTTCATAGGATGCTAAAGGAGCCAAAAGGAAGGCTAACTTtctctgggagggcagggaagactgtgtgtgtgtgtgtgcgtgcgtgtgcgtgtgtgtgtgtgaactacAAGTGGTTCAGTACAGGTAAAACGCAAAGCACAACTGGGCCAAAGATGAAGCCTCACGGAAAGGCAGGAACCGCGAATATAATACTGAACTATTTAAACTTTATCTTATGAGTTACGGGGAGCCACTGAAAACTTTGCCCAGGGGATTGATAAGATTTAGaagaatatataattttcctGGTATAAGTGGGGAAAATGGACTAAAGGTAAAGCAGGATGAGATACGAAAATAGTTAAGAGACTAGTTCTAGATCAGAAATGATGTCTGTACAAAGGCAGTAatatgaggaaaagagaaaagggaagaatttgAGAGATTTGAGGTGGAAGATAGGCTCAGAAGAACTTGATAAGTGAATGCACAAGGGTGAGTGAAGAAGAATCTAGGAGAACTACCATGTTAGTAGCTTGGGCAACTGGGAAGACTGTTAACTCTCTGAGATGgggaatacaaaagaaaaattaattagcTTTTGGACCCATTGagttttgaaatatagttgatttacaatgctgtgccaatctcttctgtactgcaaagtgactcagttacacacattcttttttttatattcttttccatatggtttatcacaggatattgaatataattccctgtgctatacagtaggaccttgttgtttatccatcctatatataatagtttacatctgctaaccccacactcccagtccttccctccctgccccctcccccttggcaaccacaagtctgttctctgtctgtgactGTTTCGTAGGTAGGTTCATTGGACccactgaggttttttttttttcttataaatttatttttatttttggctgcgttgggtctttgttgctgcgagcgggctttctctagttgcagcgagcgggggctactcttcattgcagtgtgcaggcttctcattgtggtggcttctcttgttggggagcacaggctctaggtgtgcgggcttcagcagttgtggcacgtgggctcagtagttgtggcacacgggcttagctgctccgcagcatgtaggatcttcccagaccagggcttgaacccgtgtcccctgcaatggcaggcgtattcttaaccactgcaccacaagggaagttcCCCCATTGAGTTTTGATGGATCTGTGGCACATTCTGGAATGGGGACATGTCTGGATCCAACACTGGGCAGAGGGATATTTGGGAATAAAGCTTTGATATGAGTTTGATATAGGGCTTAGATTCAGGAGTCCCAGCACATAGATAATGAAGTTCAAGTGATCGGTGTGGAAGAAGTCACCCAGGGAAACTGTAGgcatataaaatgataaaagctgAAGTCAGAGAGGACTGGGGAACACCAGAGTTTGACAGTTGGTCCAAATTAGAAGAATcagttaaagaaatagagaatggaGTGGTCTCGGAGGtgaagggaaggaggagtgaTGCACTCAAAGGCAAGACAGAAATTTCAAGGAGTGGTTAATGCCTCTGAGAAGTCAAGAAAAGGAcaggcttcagtttctttagCTTTGGCAATCAGAAGGTCATTTATAATCCTGACAAAGAAAGTTTTGGCTTGAACCTGAAAGTTGGAGCCAGGCTGCAACTGGTTAAGGAATGAAtgggaagtgagaaaatacagcgGCAAGAATTGAATATTTCAAGAAGTCTGGCTCTAGAAAGGCAGAAAATATGTAAGTAATATTTATGGGGAATGTAAGGAaggaggttttttggttttttttcctagACAGGGGAGACGTGAGCATGAGTTAGAGTAGAGGCTGAAGATTCAGGAAAGAGGAGATAATTGATGGAGCAAGGTCTCAGAAGAGATTGGCAAGGATGCTTTATGTAGGTGTTGGAGCAGGAAActttaagagagaagaaaatagagtGAAGGTATAGGTTAGTTTGTATGTGGAGTAGGTAAAGAGTGAAACTTGAGGGAGTTAACACCTAGCCTTTACTTGTTCAGTTAAATAAGTTAAGTTACTTGCTGTGTCAGTCAGGTTCTACAAGAGAAAGAACGATGAAGagatatacgtacatatatacatacagaaagaGATTTATTGCAAATAATTGGTTTATGCAGCTGTGGAGGCTGGctaggcaagtctgaaatctgtagggcaggccagCAATCTGGAAACTTCCAGGCAGGAGGAGATGTTGCAGTCTACAggtggaatttcttcttcctcagggaaaccTCACTTtggctctcttttttttcccttcagaatATGTTATTAGGTTATCAAAACCTACACTTTtagtaacttcattttatttttcaaaaaaattttactgctttattaaaatataattgacaaataaaaattgtaacatATTTAGTGTACaaagtgatgatttgatatacatagtgAGTCCCCAAGCTCCCACTGCAGAGCGCAACAGGGAGAGCCATGTCAAGGGAACACAGGGCCAGGCCTCTTGAGCAGCCCCAAGAATAGAGAAGCCTCAACCTGCACAAGCTGATGCAGTCATCCAGGAGACAGCTGAGGTCAAATCCCTAAACAACCATCCCAACAGAACCAATTCTCTAGTAACAGAAGACTCCCTTTTAGGATACAGCTCATGGATTTCAAGAAAGTTTTTGGTCCAAAAAATTCAAGTCTAGCCAATGAAAGAAAGTGTGCAATTCTTGGTGTTATCATGAATGTGGACCTGTATGTGCTGGGGAAAGACAGCAAATacagaccaattttttttttcctaaatttttatttatttatttatttttggccgcgttgggtcttggttgctgcgcacgggcttttctctagttgtggcggggtggggggggctactctttgttgcggtgcgcgggcttctcattgcggtggcttctcttgttgaggagcacgggctctaggcacgggggcttcagcagttgtggctcgcgggctctagtgagcagggtcagtagttgtggcgcacgggcttacgtgctccacggcatgtgggatcatcccggaccagggctcgaacccgtgtcccctgcattggcaggcggattcttaaacactgcgccaccagggaagcccagaccaaTTATTAACATAGGCTATATGAGAGAACATTAAGGATGACTTCAGGTAGGAAGACTATATTAATATGTTTACATGTTTAACATGTCATACGTGTTTATCTATTTCAGGGAAAACAGTGGGGAGAGATGAAAAATGGAAGagacaactaacatttattgagcatccattATAAGTTCGGTACTCTTCaaaattacctcatttaattgtgACAACAATTCTATTGGAAAGAGTAGCAttgttcccatttttcagatgaagtcACCAAGACAGAAGGCAGTTGATATGTTTGTAGGTGATGAGAGTCACAAGGACAGATGTCAGAAGTcactgtgtcccctcccccaaaacTTACACCCTTGCCTATTCCCCAATAGTATTTAATAACTGAGCAAACGCAagcaaaaagaaacttttttttccaattctctgCTTCAGTTTGCCATCAAAAGGAAATTCACCCAGAAACACTATGAATCTTAGTAGAGCAAATGAAAATGAGATCTGTTATCCTTAGTACAAAATTAGAGCTAAGAAAAATTACATTACTTCATTTGGTCATATTACAAGTATTTATTAGGTGCCTGTGATGTACCAGGCACGCTGCTAAACGTTGTTATTATACTTGTTCAAAGTCACCAACATAGTATGTAGCAAAGTCAGGATTAAACTCAGGCCTTTCTGATGTTAAAACCTGGGCATTTTTCACATGTCcttgattttcaaatatctcaGAAACAAAATCTTACAAGGAATCCCAATATGAGGATCACACAGTTGGGAAATCATGTCATGCTTCCACACacgagttttgacaaatgcatatgcCTGTGTAACCCAAACTACTATCAAGATATAGGACATTACCATCACCCCAGAAAATTCCCTCTGGGCCCTTCCCAGCCACTTCCTGCCCCCAACTCTCAAGAGGCAATCACTTTTCTGACTTTGTCACCACAGACTAGTTCAGCTtgttctgcattcaatctgttatTACATATCATGTAGCCTTTGCACTCATGAGAgaataagtgaaaaagcaaacaacatcTTAGTAttgttatgaaaatagttttaacttTATAGAGACCAGGGACCCCCATTTTGAGAATACCTGCTCTAGCGattacaatattttgttttgttttaaacgttaatattcatttttgtcttctcaaGGCAACCTCTGCAGAGCAAGCCTATCATTGCAGTGAGCACAGCAAACTTGCCCACCTCGGTGCCTTTAGGAAAGGGCCTGTGTACAGCTCGGCCGGATCCCCGGGAGCTCCTCTGGGTAgtgtccaccccacccccccgtggCTCTTATATAATTAATTGTAcatgaaatgaaggaaagggTGTCCACGTGGGGGAGACTGGCATGGCTTCTTGGACACCCATGGTGCTCTATTACCTGAGGACTCCTCCTTCTTCACCTCGCCCCCCAAGTCTGGTTCTCTCTTTTCCAGCCTGCGTTCTCTTCCTCATCACTGTTGCTATGCCTGCTGTCCCAGATGaccctcatttaatcttcccaggCTTGAGGACAGAATTATCTCCTTCATCCACTAGTCTCTTTCCAATTTTTATGGCATAAGCTCTTGTATTCAACTTTCCTCTGCTCTCCTTTGCTACTTAAGGATCTAGtctggaagttttttttaaaaattactgtttctttctcttggaGTATCAGGTGTTTAACAACCCTAATTTCCACCAGGCAGATGCAGATCTTGATACCCTTCCCTTATAAttctttgtttattgtctgtcacCATCACCCAGTCCCACACCCATCTCCCCCACGAAAAAAATTAACTCCAGGAAAATCAGAACCACATCTGTCTTTTTGTTCACCATGGTATCCCCACCACTTAAGACAGTGGCTAGCACACTACAACTGAACACTGTGAATGGAATTATCTTATTCTCTTTGAATATCAGTTAACAATCCTACTTTCCACCAGGCAGATGCAGATCTCTAGGAAGCAGATCCAACCATTATTCCCTTTCAAGAGctgaagaaatggaggcacaaaGAGGCTAAATATCTCTaccccaggcagcctggcaaCAAAGCCCCGTACATAAGCTATTTTTTCAACCTCAGAAGCCCTGACTCCCTGACCTATGCTCTTTCCACTATTTCTGGCAGGTATCTTACCAAATATCTGGGAACTGGCAACAAACGTGAAAACATGAACAGCCCCTGTGTAAAGTGCAGGGAAGACCACACTGCTAATCATCTAATAGTTCTCGAAGTGTGGTCTTGGAAATTCTGAAGATCCCTGAGACACTTTCAGAGATCTCcaaggtcaaaattattttcataataaaactgaGATGCCATTTGACTTTTTCCCTTGCATTCTTCCTTGGGTATACTGTCGAGTTTTCAAGAGGTTATATGATGTGTGATATTACAACAGACTGACTACAGAAGCAGACATGAGAATCCTGGTATTTTGTCTTGAATCAGACATtagatttgtaaaaatgtaaaacaatgccactcttgttactatttttttgctctggaaaatagtcattttaaaattaaaatgttttctatgttctGTGTaatgggtttgttattgtaatttttggcaatttttttaatggagatataattcacataacataaaacttaccatttgtaagtgtacattttagtggtttttagtacattcactatgttgtgcaactatcaccactgtctaattccagaacatttccatcacccccaaaagaaattcCATACCTATTAGCAACAGTCCCAGTTCATCAACCCCTTACCATCCCTTGGCAACCATTaatcaactttctgtctctacgtatttgtttctgtaatttttaagtGCATTAATACATGTTTTAAACTTGTATTCATTTCTAACACAGTAAATATGGATAAATAAAGTCCATATAAACAGAAGATCTTTGGGGCCTCAATTTTTAAGAATTCAAAGGGATTCCAAGGCcccaaaatttgagaaccactggtctaatatttgttttttgataggCTGGACATAATGTCTAAATCAGGGCCCTACCAGGAGCTCAAAGATGGGATGATCATCCCTGGTTAAGCTTCCAGAAGGGATAGGGAACTACTTAACAGACCACTAAACCCACAGGACATGGGACCAAGGGTGAAGTTGACTAAGTAACAGACCGAGCAATGTTTTAACCCTCATTCCGACGTGTTGAATGCTGAGTCACAGAGTAAAGAACATCCGAGCTGGTCTCCTCAGCTCAGACATGCGACATAAGGGGACACAAATGTCACCTGGCCTCTGCACCCCAGAGTGGCTGTGGGCTCAGCAAGAGGTGAGTGCAGCGTGACTGTCCACAATCCAGCCAGCCTGGTCCTGACCTAAATTAGTGACCAGACGTTAAAGCACCGTTGACTTGTCCTGAGGGCAAGTCCCCAAACCCACGAAACAATTCCCGCCTCACAAGCGCGAGAAACAACTTCTGAAGCAAGAAATTGTAAAACCGAAGAACACTACTAGTCGTTTAGAATAATCCCGTTTCCGCGAACATCTTCCTTATTCCTATAATGTGTCTTATTATGCCACTAGAATAGCAAAAATTGTATTCAGTTCAGAGAAATTTTTGGATAAATCGATGAAGTACCTTCGATCACCCTCTGCTTGATTCGTACCAAAATTCGTAGTTATTTGAGGGGGTAAAAAAATGAGGCGAAAACTCCACACTTAACGCAAATCTATGCCTCGAAACCCAGAAGGTAAAAGGAACCCAGTGCCGGGCGGCGCTCACCAGCTCCCCCGACGGCCACTGTCGTCAACGCGTCGGGCTCCGGAGTTTGCGCGGGAGCGCCAGCCGGACGTCAACGGCCGCGTAGCTGACGTGCGCGCATGCCGTCTACTCCAGGGGAAACTTTTTATTGCAGGACCCGGAGGCGAGCCCTAGAGGGCGGAATAGGGGCGAGGCACAAGCTGGGGCTTCCGGCGGCAGGTAGCCGTGATTGGTGGAGCCCGGGAAAGAGGGCGGGGCATCGGGAAATTCGAATGGAGAGGCGGGCCCAAGGAAATAGTAGCATGGACGCGGGGGTCCCGGCGCGGAGCCGACGCGAGATGGCGGCGGCGACCTCGGGTACGCGACCCCGGGCAGGGTGGGTGCTGTGGTCTGGAGACTTGTGGGGCGATAGGTCCGAGTCCGGTCCCGGCTCCGCGAG
This region of Physeter macrocephalus isolate SW-GA unplaced genomic scaffold, ASM283717v5 random_33, whole genome shotgun sequence genomic DNA includes:
- the ZG16 gene encoding LOW QUALITY PROTEIN: zymogen granule membrane protein 16 (The sequence of the model RefSeq protein was modified relative to this genomic sequence to represent the inferred CDS: substituted 1 base at 1 genomic stop codon), which codes for MISGGIRVNVHFLLSSHSSPRMLTVAFLALLCASASASEIQARSSSFSGEYGGRGGKRFSHSGNQLDGPITAIRVRVNRYYIVGLQVCYGKVWSDYVGGKLGDLKEIFLYPGESVVQVSGKYXNYLRKLVFVTDKSRFLTFGKDRGMSFKAVPLYPNTVLRFISGPSGRSIINATGFHWDVYPSEHENC